A single window of Streptomyces cathayae DNA harbors:
- a CDS encoding histone-like nucleoid-structuring protein Lsr2: MAQKVQVLLVDDLDGGEADETVTFALDGKTYEIDLTTANADKLRGLLEPYVKGGRRTGGRASGGRGKARASSAGNQDTAAIRAWAKANGHEVNDRGRVPAAIREAYERANG, from the coding sequence GTGGCACAGAAGGTTCAGGTCCTTCTTGTCGACGACCTCGACGGCGGCGAGGCGGACGAGACCGTGACGTTCGCGTTGGACGGCAAGACATACGAGATCGATCTCACCACCGCCAATGCGGACAAGCTCCGCGGCCTTCTCGAGCCTTACGTGAAGGGCGGCCGTCGGACGGGAGGCCGTGCTTCGGGCGGGCGTGGAAAGGCCCGCGCCTCTTCCGCCGGCAACCAGGACACCGCGGCGATCCGCGCCTGGGCGAAGGCGAACGGCCACGAGGTCAACGACCGCGGCCGTGTACCCGCGGCCATTCGCGAGGCCTACGAGCGGGCGAACGGCTGA